The genome window CGGCGTGAGGAAGACCGGATTGTGGATGTCGGCGTTGACGCGGGTGCCGGACAGGCCGAGGTTCAGGCCCCAACGCTCGTCCAGCAGGAAGTTCTGCTGGGTGAACAGGGCCAGGTTGGTCCAGCGTCCGTCCGAGGTATAGGTGGCGCCCCCGGACGCCGGCGAGCCGCCGCGCTCGGCATAGAAGTCGCCGCCGGCCGGGTACATGGCCGGCAGGCTGAGCCAGCCGAAGGCGCTCGAGCGCTGCGGCACCCCGGCCGTGCCGATCCAGGAACCCGGACCGGCCGGCGACGGCAAGGCGTACAGGGCGCCGGGCGTCTTGAGCTCGAGCGGCGCCGTCAGGTCGTAGGGATTGATGGTGAAGCTGTTGTTGGCGGCGCGCGTGATGTAGCGTTCGCGCCGGTAGCTCACGCCGGTGTTGCTGTCGTGGCGCAGCGGCAGGCCGAACAGGGTGAAGTCGTTCCGGCCGCGCAGCTCCAGGCGGTTCTCGAAGATGCGGTCCTCGAACTGGGTGAAGAAGCTGCCGACCGAGTTGCCGCTGTCGCGCGAGCGCTGGTAGAGGGTGCTGTTGTGCAGCGACCAGCGATCGTTCAGGTCCCAGGCCACGCGCAGCTGGCTGGTGTCGCGCCGGGCGGTGTTGCGGTCCTGCGGGCGCGAATAGGCGGAATCGGAGAGTTCGACCAGGCCGTTGCCGGCCAGCTTAGGATCGTAGACCCAGCCGCGCACCGTGCCCGGCGTCGACTGGCTGGTGAGGAAGGACGGCCACTGGCTGGCGGGCAGCAGCGGCCCGGCCACGAACTGGCGCACGCCGGCCGCGTTGGTGACCGGCGTGCGCTGCTGCCAGCCGACGACGGCGGAATCGTAGGCGCCGCTGGCGAACACCGGCGAATAGTAGCGCGTCGCCGCGCCGCTGCCCTGGCTGATGATCGGCGTGGCGCGCCCCGCATGATAGCGGCCGTCGTCGATCAGCTGCTGGGTCACGCGGTTCCAGCCGTGGGTGACGTTGAAATCGTGGTAGTCGTCGACGCTCAGGTTCCAGTCCAGGCGCAGGCCGGCGCGCGGCTTCCAGGCCAGCGCGCCGTAGAAGGCGTCGAAGTCGTTGCGCACGCCCTCGGCGTAGTCGTCGGCGCGCTGGGCGGTCACGCTGACCCGGTAGGCCAGGGTGTCCGAGAGCGGCCCGGTGAGATCGGCGGTCAGGGCATGGGCCGGGTAGGAGCCGCCACCCGGCACCCAGGTGCCGACCTGGCCGCTGAGCTGGCCCCGCTGGCGCTCGAAGTCGGGCTTCTTGGCCAGGTAGTTGGCATAGCCGCCGCTGCGCGAGGAAATCCCGAACACCTGCGGGGCCGGGCCGGCGACGATGTCCACGCCCTCGAAGGCATTGGTGTTGAAGGGGTGGCGCACGTTGTAGGTGCGCTGGCCGTCCTGGTAGAGCTCCGAGGCCTGGCCGCGGATCAGGGGCGCGACCGAGACGTTCTGGCCGCCGTTGCGGGTCAGGCCGGGCGCATACTTGACCAGGTCGTCGGCGGTGCGGATGCCGTCGCGCAGCAGTTGCTCGGCCGAGATCTGCGACACCGCGCGCGGGGTGTCGAGCAGGCTGGTGTCGGTGCCGTAGACCGAGGACACGGGCCGCGGCGCCAGTGCCCGGTTGGCCTGGGCGCCGATCACCACCACCGAGGCCACCGGCACCAGGGGCTCGCCACCAGGCGCGGGCGCCTCGTCGGCGCCCTTCCCGGCCGGCAGCTCCGGCGCCGCCGGTTCCGCCGCGCCGGCGCACATGGCGGCCAGGGCGAGGTGCACGGTCAGGGCCAGACGATGGACTCGGTGTGGGGACTGCTTCATTGCGTTTCTCCTGGATGGATGACAAGGGATGTCCATCCAGGTGCAGGTTCCATGCCACGCCGAATCCGGC of Massilia sp. KIM contains these proteins:
- a CDS encoding TonB-dependent siderophore receptor gives rise to the protein MKQSPHRVHRLALTVHLALAAMCAGAAEPAAPELPAGKGADEAPAPGGEPLVPVASVVVIGAQANRALAPRPVSSVYGTDTSLLDTPRAVSQISAEQLLRDGIRTADDLVKYAPGLTRNGGQNVSVAPLIRGQASELYQDGQRTYNVRHPFNTNAFEGVDIVAGPAPQVFGISSRSGGYANYLAKKPDFERQRGQLSGQVGTWVPGGGSYPAHALTADLTGPLSDTLAYRVSVTAQRADDYAEGVRNDFDAFYGALAWKPRAGLRLDWNLSVDDYHDFNVTHGWNRVTQQLIDDGRYHAGRATPIISQGSGAATRYYSPVFASGAYDSAVVGWQQRTPVTNAAGVRQFVAGPLLPASQWPSFLTSQSTPGTVRGWVYDPKLAGNGLVELSDSAYSRPQDRNTARRDTSQLRVAWDLNDRWSLHNSTLYQRSRDSGNSVGSFFTQFEDRIFENRLELRGRNDFTLFGLPLRHDSNTGVSYRRERYITRAANNSFTINPYDLTAPLELKTPGALYALPSPAGPGSWIGTAGVPQRSSAFGWLSLPAMYPAGGDFYAERGGSPASGGATYTSDGRWTNLALFTQQNFLLDERWGLNLGLSGTRVNADIHNPVFLTPAQEVRDGKRFHLPAAQLSLLYKASPGSTFYLTHDRSYAINTGGFADVLTWGANNQLNPLNFRSLSRLLEVGVKAELIPDRLQASLAGYRQKRDVAPLTDGSIPKIEIHGVDAALRLQAARDISAGLNYTLINAKYTYVSFPPGFFSPWGFVPDNATVFADGNALNARPAPGQAAAPGIPKHSLSGWVDVKFGQGFGAELSAWWTSDWATSLTRTAVVPNEHALNLTLYLRRPKWDLGLRILNLTDERNFVNGLTGPTTEFLQPSIPRALQASFAYRF